The Metabacillus schmidteae genome has a segment encoding these proteins:
- a CDS encoding DMT family transporter, which yields MRYITYILALLAGAALSFEGAIYAELGKSIGQIETSFYNFFMGSIIMGLLWLFFGKGKLSYIVEAPKWTLLGGVLGVVYLTSIVVSVPFVGVGITMVAVIIGQLVMSMVIEHFGWLGSKKTRINKENIFAVISMIIALILIN from the coding sequence ATGCGTTACATCACATATATATTAGCGCTACTAGCAGGTGCAGCACTTAGCTTTGAAGGAGCTATCTATGCTGAACTAGGAAAATCAATTGGACAAATAGAAACAAGCTTTTATAACTTCTTTATGGGTTCTATCATCATGGGGCTATTGTGGCTCTTTTTTGGAAAAGGGAAACTTTCCTATATAGTTGAAGCACCTAAATGGACATTACTTGGAGGTGTCCTTGGTGTTGTTTACTTAACCTCTATTGTTGTAAGTGTACCATTCGTTGGTGTTGGCATAACAATGGTGGCTGTAATTATTGGGCAATTAGTAATGAGTATGGTTATTGAACATTTCGGATGGCTTGGCAGTAAGAAAACCAGGATTAATAAAGAAAATATTTTTGCAGTTATTTCAATGATTATCGCACTTATATTAATAAACTAG
- a CDS encoding ArsR/SmtB family transcription factor, whose protein sequence is MEPIDVFKALSNKTRLNILQWLKEPEKHFPKQGAHLPKEVSYKGGVCVGDIQEKAEASQSTISHYLNMMQKAGLLESVRYGQWTYYRRNEEAIRQFAEYLKTEI, encoded by the coding sequence ATGGAACCAATCGATGTTTTTAAGGCGTTATCAAACAAAACTAGACTTAACATTTTACAGTGGTTGAAGGAACCAGAGAAGCATTTTCCTAAACAAGGTGCTCACCTGCCAAAGGAGGTAAGTTATAAAGGAGGAGTATGTGTAGGAGACATTCAAGAGAAAGCCGAAGCTTCTCAATCTACGATATCTCACTACTTAAATATGATGCAGAAGGCTGGTCTTCTTGAATCTGTTCGTTATGGTCAGTGGACGTACTATCGAAGAAACGAAGAAGCCATTCGTCAGTTTGCTGAATATCTTAAAACAGAAATCTGA